The Candidatus Bathyarchaeum sp. genome has a window encoding:
- a CDS encoding DUF134 domain-containing protein: MSCGRRYRRGRRGRLPKPVTIPNPTKTQKFVPQPTTIGGTITIEPAELEAMRLVDLEDLSQEQAGEKMGVSRGTIWRLVKSARRKVAQALTEGRPLAVTNDL; this comes from the coding sequence ATGTCATGCGGACGAAGATACCGAAGAGGACGACGGGGAAGGCTTCCAAAGCCTGTAACCATACCAAATCCTACAAAAACTCAAAAATTTGTCCCCCAACCCACAACAATCGGTGGAACAATAACAATTGAACCCGCAGAACTAGAAGCAATGCGACTTGTCGACCTTGAAGACTTATCCCAAGAGCAAGCCGGAGAAAAAATGGGGGTATCCCGTGGAACAATTTGGCGACTTGTAAAAAGTGCGCGAAGAAAAGTGGCCCAAGCTTTAACTGAAGGAAGACCGCTAGCAGTAACGAATGATTTGTAG
- a CDS encoding NifB/NifX family molybdenum-iron cluster-binding protein, which yields MNTRLVIPISEEKCLDAKLSQHFGRAPFYAIIDLDDDGKIIGKGTIANTSEHFGGVGLPPDRIMQLKPKALVTYGLGSRALQMFQAGGVAVLRTEANTVEQVIKAYNNNELQELTTGCSHAHEH from the coding sequence ATGAATACAAGATTAGTTATTCCAATTTCAGAAGAAAAATGTTTAGATGCTAAACTTTCTCAGCATTTTGGTAGAGCCCCTTTCTACGCAATAATAGATTTAGACGATGACGGCAAGATCATCGGCAAAGGCACCATAGCAAATACTAGTGAACATTTTGGAGGAGTAGGTCTACCACCGGACAGAATTATGCAATTAAAACCAAAAGCATTAGTTACATATGGTCTAGGTTCAAGAGCACTACAAATGTTCCAAGCAGGCGGTGTTGCGGTGTTACGAACAGAAGCAAACACAGTCGAACAAGTAATCAAGGCATACAACAACAACGAACTTCAAGAATTAACAACGGGTTGCAGTCACGCCCACGAACATTAA
- a CDS encoding 4Fe-4S binding protein, producing the protein MTKEITILSGKGGTGKTSVTACLAVLTKNAVVTDCDVDAPDLHMLLNPQVLEKQEFKASRVAIIDSDTCVQCKKCEEHCRFGAITNQIVDPIFCEGCGVCVYVCPVAAIKLEKRVSGQAFISKTKYGLMSHALLNPGEENSGKLVALVRKNAKKIAETNKCKLIINDGPPGIGCPVIASVGGTNVGLIVVEPTLSGIHDMKRALDLLGHFKIPALVCVNKYDLNEQNTSDIIEFCKANNVDVAGKIVFNSVVTEAMVAGMPVIEYAPDCEVSKQIKNLHKNIMDYMADSIS; encoded by the coding sequence ATGACCAAAGAAATCACAATACTAAGCGGAAAAGGTGGAACTGGAAAAACAAGTGTGACTGCGTGTCTTGCTGTTTTGACCAAAAATGCCGTAGTAACTGATTGTGATGTGGATGCTCCTGACCTTCACATGTTGTTAAATCCTCAAGTTTTGGAGAAACAAGAGTTCAAAGCATCCAGAGTTGCAATAATAGATTCGGATACTTGTGTGCAGTGCAAAAAATGTGAAGAACATTGCCGGTTTGGCGCTATAACAAACCAAATAGTTGACCCAATTTTTTGCGAAGGCTGTGGAGTTTGTGTATATGTTTGCCCAGTAGCGGCAATAAAACTCGAAAAGCGAGTTTCAGGACAAGCGTTCATTTCCAAAACAAAATATGGGTTAATGTCTCATGCTTTGCTAAATCCCGGAGAGGAAAACTCGGGTAAACTTGTTGCGTTAGTTCGAAAAAACGCGAAAAAAATCGCTGAAACAAACAAATGTAAATTAATCATAAATGATGGCCCACCTGGAATCGGATGTCCCGTGATTGCGTCTGTAGGAGGGACAAATGTCGGTTTGATTGTTGTTGAACCTACTTTATCGGGAATTCATGACATGAAACGGGCTCTTGATTTGCTTGGACATTTTAAGATACCCGCCCTTGTTTGTGTAAACAAGTATGATTTAAACGAACAAAACACATCTGACATCATAGAATTTTGTAAAGCAAACAATGTAGATGTTGCAGGCAAAATAGTCTTTAATTCTGTAGTAACGGAGGCAATGGTTGCAGGAATGCCCGTAATTGAGTATGCTCCAGATTGCGAAGTTTCAAAACAGATTAAAAATTTGCATAAAAACATCATGGATTATATGGCTGACAGTATTTCTTAG
- a CDS encoding Mrp/NBP35 family ATP-binding protein: MENQSATQKDQNLKQNMSKIKHKIAIISGKGGVGKSTVAANLATAFALDGYKNRVGMLDVDIHGPCIPKLLGVKGAKLQVTPDGAYPVTNSEGIKVVSMDFLVASQETPIVWRGPLKMRAIKQFLSDFLWGELDFLFIDAPPGTGDEPLSTMQLLPEMDGTIIVTIPSQVSEDVVKKAVSFSRQMKIPVIGIVENMSGFVCPKCGETINILGAGAGKRLAEELNVPFLGQIPMDPKICEEADKGTSFLKEYPDSTATKAFKEIVEKVKDFLKNKKETE; the protein is encoded by the coding sequence ATGGAAAATCAATCCGCTACGCAAAAAGATCAAAATCTGAAACAGAACATGAGTAAAATCAAACACAAAATCGCCATAATTAGTGGAAAAGGCGGAGTGGGCAAAAGCACAGTGGCAGCAAACCTTGCAACCGCTTTTGCATTAGACGGATACAAAAACCGCGTAGGAATGCTTGATGTAGACATTCACGGTCCTTGCATACCCAAACTTCTTGGAGTTAAAGGGGCAAAACTTCAGGTTACACCTGACGGTGCTTACCCAGTAACAAACTCTGAAGGAATCAAAGTAGTATCCATGGATTTTCTGGTAGCTAGCCAAGAAACCCCCATCGTATGGCGTGGACCATTAAAGATGCGAGCAATTAAACAGTTTTTGTCAGATTTCCTTTGGGGTGAACTTGATTTTCTATTCATTGACGCTCCTCCTGGAACGGGGGATGAGCCTCTTAGTACAATGCAACTCTTGCCCGAAATGGATGGCACAATAATAGTTACGATACCGTCGCAAGTTTCTGAAGACGTAGTAAAAAAGGCAGTTAGTTTCTCAAGACAGATGAAAATTCCCGTAATTGGCATAGTAGAAAACATGAGTGGGTTTGTTTGCCCAAAATGTGGCGAAACAATTAACATTCTTGGGGCAGGGGCAGGAAAAAGATTAGCAGAAGAATTGAACGTACCTTTCTTGGGACAAATTCCAATGGACCCAAAAATCTGTGAAGAAGCAGACAAAGGAACATCATTCCTTAAAGAGTACCCAGATTCTACTGCAACTAAAGCTTTCAAGGAAATCGTAGAAAAAGTAAAAGATTTCTTGAAAAACAAAAAAGAAACAGAATAA
- a CDS encoding nucleotidyltransferase domain-containing protein: MSKKPVTRPDQKEVIYSSGRWKTLEQLRKRSLEIMKKLESSHLLSTVHGSIARGDVTQTSDIDIFISNQISSFAVETALERSGFQVLERKIIQATPLYALKGYIELDNQTSISFPLVKMRQVEKEFYRFGGEATVSVLEKNKRVLGVDKRLMLIEPTTEGHIETTIINKEKEVAKLLAIAPSTVLDRKRALLRRDKVGRTGVYIEKDLNPEETFEQGMKKLADNNPAVRRRIKFFQK, from the coding sequence TTGTCAAAAAAGCCCGTAACCCGACCAGATCAAAAAGAGGTAATCTATAGTTCGGGTCGTTGGAAAACTCTAGAACAATTACGGAAAAGAAGTCTTGAAATAATGAAAAAACTGGAAAGTTCACACTTACTTTCTACTGTTCACGGTAGCATTGCTCGAGGTGATGTTACACAAACAAGTGATATTGACATATTCATTTCCAACCAGATATCCTCTTTTGCTGTTGAAACTGCCCTTGAAAGGTCTGGTTTTCAAGTTTTGGAGCGAAAAATCATTCAGGCAACTCCTTTGTATGCTTTGAAAGGATATATTGAATTGGATAACCAGACTAGTATATCATTTCCGTTGGTTAAAATGCGCCAAGTAGAAAAAGAATTTTACAGATTCGGAGGCGAGGCAACGGTTTCAGTTCTTGAAAAAAATAAACGGGTTTTAGGTGTTGATAAGCGGCTAATGTTAATTGAGCCAACTACTGAAGGTCATATAGAAACGACAATTATAAACAAAGAAAAAGAGGTTGCCAAATTACTAGCAATCGCACCTAGCACAGTTTTGGACCGTAAACGGGCTCTTTTACGCAGAGACAAAGTGGGAAGAACCGGAGTTTACATCGAAAAAGACCTAAACCCAGAAGAAACTTTTGAGCAGGGCATGAAAAAATTAGCAGATAATAATCCTGCTGTTCGCAGAAGAATTAAATTTTTTCAAAAATAA
- a CDS encoding DUF5320 domain-containing protein has translation MPRGDRTGPEGVGPMTGRGAGYCAGYSVPGYANPVGGYGRGWGRGRGRGFGRGWRRGFGRGQFVYPVPAVQPVPAPVNQPVPQTQPPEQEIAALENYQKNLEAEKADLDQEMGGVKARIEELKAKLEK, from the coding sequence TTGCCAAGAGGAGATAGAACAGGACCAGAAGGTGTAGGACCCATGACTGGAAGAGGCGCAGGATACTGTGCAGGATATTCCGTTCCCGGATACGCAAATCCAGTAGGTGGATACGGCAGGGGATGGGGAAGAGGACGCGGAAGAGGTTTTGGTAGAGGATGGAGACGCGGCTTTGGAAGAGGCCAATTTGTTTATCCCGTACCAGCAGTTCAACCAGTTCCAGCCCCAGTAAATCAACCAGTTCCCCAAACACAGCCACCAGAACAAGAAATCGCAGCCTTAGAAAACTACCAAAAGAATTTGGAAGCAGAAAAAGCAGATCTTGACCAAGAAATGGGTGGCGTCAAAGCCAGAATTGAAGAGCTAAAAGCCAAACTGGAAAAATAG
- the rnhB gene encoding ribonuclease HII produces MGYQRGLDMLVAGVDEAGRGCVIGPLVIGGVSIEKEDLPKLSEIGVKDSKLLTPWKRETLAKQIRELASNCYVVHLSPVEIDHVVETGTRLHKLNRFEAQQMAKVISVLNPDVVYVDASDVNAARFGEHIAENLDINPEIVSEHKADLKYPIVSAASIIAKVERDKIISKLTAKHGKMGCGYPGDQKTRKFLSNWIKKYGSYPDFVRKSWKTSKNIKKDADTKQTKLL; encoded by the coding sequence ATGGGCTATCAACGAGGTTTAGATATGCTTGTAGCTGGAGTAGACGAGGCAGGACGGGGATGTGTTATTGGACCCTTAGTAATTGGTGGCGTTTCAATTGAAAAAGAGGATTTACCTAAATTGAGCGAAATTGGGGTAAAAGATTCCAAACTGCTAACTCCCTGGAAAAGAGAAACTCTGGCTAAACAGATACGAGAACTTGCTTCGAATTGTTATGTTGTTCATTTGTCACCCGTTGAAATTGACCATGTAGTTGAAACCGGAACAAGACTGCACAAGTTGAACCGTTTTGAAGCCCAGCAAATGGCGAAGGTGATTTCGGTTCTCAATCCTGATGTGGTTTATGTTGACGCTTCAGACGTTAATGCTGCCCGTTTTGGGGAACACATTGCAGAAAATCTTGATATTAATCCCGAAATCGTTTCTGAGCACAAGGCTGATTTAAAGTATCCAATAGTTTCTGCTGCTTCAATAATCGCTAAAGTAGAACGAGACAAAATCATATCAAAATTAACTGCCAAACATGGCAAGATGGGCTGTGGTTATCCCGGAGACCAAAAAACAAGAAAGTTTCTTAGTAATTGGATTAAAAAATACGGTTCTTACCCTGATTTTGTAAGAAAATCTTGGAAAACCTCAAAAAACATTAAAAAAGACGCCGACACCAAGCAAACAAAATTGTTGTGA
- a CDS encoding mRNA surveillance protein pelota gives MKIYKIDLKKHYVKVMPETMDDLWHLYNIILKRDEVYARTTRQVKTDQDFSRPTKAKRVPVNLGVQVEKMYWDKVLNRLRVNGIVVDSPEKLSINGSRHTLDVVVNKPVTIVKKKWQKHELDRLKRASKITASPLTIISIDDEDYCVAILRQYGIDVKAGGRTKLPGKYEAERRAQEKQQFFKIALKALRDAWRPLNSPIVVLGPGYIKDDFCDYVKKESRDVAASIIGVKGVNSAGISGIQESLRSGILTNMLENMRVADEMKAMEEFLARLGRGKSTISYGLDDVEKAANFGAVEKLLVADLTLRETEDEQRFALEAIMKSVEDARGEIMVMSTEHEAGTKLLSLGGVAALLRFPLP, from the coding sequence TTGAAAATTTACAAAATTGACCTCAAGAAGCATTACGTGAAAGTTATGCCCGAAACTATGGACGATCTTTGGCATTTGTACAATATTATCCTCAAACGAGATGAAGTATACGCTCGCACTACTCGCCAAGTTAAAACTGATCAGGATTTTTCACGACCAACAAAAGCAAAGAGGGTGCCCGTTAATCTAGGTGTTCAAGTTGAAAAAATGTATTGGGATAAAGTCCTTAATCGGTTAAGGGTTAATGGAATTGTTGTTGATTCTCCAGAAAAATTGAGCATAAATGGTTCTCGGCATACTTTGGATGTTGTTGTCAATAAACCTGTTACAATTGTTAAGAAGAAGTGGCAAAAACACGAATTAGACCGGTTAAAACGAGCCAGCAAAATCACTGCTTCCCCTCTTACAATTATTTCCATAGATGACGAGGATTATTGTGTAGCAATTTTAAGGCAATACGGAATTGACGTTAAAGCGGGTGGACGAACTAAACTTCCGGGAAAATATGAAGCAGAAAGAAGGGCCCAAGAAAAACAACAGTTTTTCAAAATTGCTCTCAAGGCTTTGCGTGATGCTTGGCGTCCTCTTAACAGTCCGATAGTTGTTCTTGGACCTGGATACATAAAAGATGACTTTTGTGATTACGTAAAAAAAGAATCCCGTGACGTGGCTGCTTCAATAATTGGTGTAAAAGGAGTAAACAGTGCAGGAATCTCTGGAATACAAGAATCCCTTCGCTCTGGGATCCTAACAAACATGTTAGAGAACATGCGAGTAGCCGACGAAATGAAAGCCATGGAAGAATTCTTAGCCCGTTTAGGACGCGGAAAATCTACCATAAGCTATGGATTAGATGACGTAGAAAAAGCTGCAAATTTTGGTGCCGTAGAAAAACTGCTAGTTGCGGATTTAACCTTACGGGAAACAGAAGATGAACAACGGTTCGCGTTGGAAGCCATAATGAAAAGTGTTGAAGATGCCCGCGGAGAAATAATGGTAATGAGTACTGAACACGAAGCCGGAACAAAACTGCTTTCTCTTGGGGGCGTTGCTGCGCTTCTTCGTTTTCCTTTGCCTTAA
- a CDS encoding NifB/NifX family molybdenum-iron cluster-binding protein — protein sequence MDKIRVAVATNGKDGLDDTVSDVFGRAKTFTLLDIENNQITNVHFLENSALDFHHGTGPITVKMLVDNKVNVVIANQLGHGASELIKQHNIKLLPVEPGTKVSEATKQAIKK from the coding sequence TTGGATAAAATCAGGGTCGCAGTTGCAACCAACGGCAAAGACGGTTTAGATGACACTGTCTCAGACGTTTTTGGCAGAGCCAAAACCTTTACTCTCTTAGACATTGAAAACAATCAAATAACCAATGTACATTTTTTAGAAAATTCAGCACTAGATTTTCATCATGGTACAGGCCCCATTACGGTTAAAATGCTGGTGGACAACAAAGTAAATGTTGTAATTGCAAATCAGCTTGGACATGGGGCATCCGAATTAATAAAACAACATAACATCAAGTTGTTACCTGTCGAACCAGGAACAAAAGTTTCAGAGGCTACTAAACAGGCAATCAAAAAATAA
- a CDS encoding Lrp/AsnC family transcriptional regulator gives MDAIDWKLIMQLQSDGRTTFKDLGEAIGFTSLGAKKRVDKLVKKGIIDISALVNTDKLDLRLAFILLEIENAETMRKIIDRYSKCPRIINFFTAMGGYNLIALMMAEDQATLESECVEKCALRSGEGVRRSEIYLIGGVHHYPFLPLKANSLHENAEIAPCGVKCDCCQSFKEEKCVGCPSLSYYRGPLKLAP, from the coding sequence ATGGATGCAATTGACTGGAAACTCATAATGCAACTCCAATCAGACGGAAGAACAACCTTCAAAGACCTTGGCGAAGCTATCGGTTTCACTAGCTTGGGTGCAAAAAAACGGGTTGACAAACTAGTCAAAAAAGGCATAATCGATATTTCTGCTCTAGTAAATACTGATAAACTTGATTTGCGTCTCGCATTTATTTTGTTAGAAATCGAAAATGCCGAAACAATGAGAAAAATAATTGATCGCTACAGTAAATGTCCCCGAATAATCAACTTTTTTACAGCAATGGGGGGATACAACCTAATTGCATTGATGATGGCAGAAGACCAAGCCACACTAGAAAGTGAATGCGTAGAAAAATGCGCCCTACGAAGTGGCGAAGGTGTTCGACGATCTGAAATTTATCTTATTGGCGGGGTTCATCACTACCCTTTTTTGCCTTTGAAAGCAAACTCGCTACATGAAAATGCTGAAATTGCACCTTGTGGGGTCAAATGTGATTGTTGCCAGTCCTTTAAAGAAGAAAAATGTGTTGGATGCCCTTCTTTGAGCTACTACCGTGGACCCCTTAAACTGGCTCCATAA
- a CDS encoding NifB/NifX family molybdenum-iron cluster-binding protein gives MKICISASSNSLDANVDPRFGRCPYFVIVDSETMESKVVLNDSTNAAHGAGIQAAQTVVNSGATVVITGNVGPNAFKVLFATGIKIITGFSGSIKEAIEKYKNGELQETTNPTVGGHFGMGKGQ, from the coding sequence ATGAAAATTTGTATTTCAGCATCTTCAAACAGTCTGGATGCAAATGTAGATCCAAGATTTGGGAGATGCCCCTATTTCGTAATAGTTGATTCTGAAACCATGGAATCAAAGGTAGTTTTGAATGATTCTACAAATGCAGCTCATGGTGCAGGAATCCAAGCCGCTCAAACAGTAGTGAACAGTGGCGCCACAGTTGTAATCACAGGTAATGTTGGACCTAATGCTTTCAAAGTTTTGTTCGCTACAGGAATTAAGATTATAACTGGTTTTTCGGGAAGCATAAAAGAAGCTATTGAAAAATACAAGAACGGTGAACTTCAAGAAACAACCAATCCAACTGTCGGCGGACATTTTGGAATGGGAAAAGGACAATAA
- a CDS encoding PQQ-binding-like beta-propeller repeat protein, producing MKKILKAKKMIAIVICFIIVATAIISTTMAQTLNEKITYPFIGAVPNPVGVNQEVLLHIGISDYLMVYDEGWEGLTVTVTSPDGQQETLGPYRTDSTGGTGDIFVPTMTGTYQFQTNFPQQDYNGVTYLASVSEPLELIVQEENIEFYPGHSLPTEYWTRPIDAQLREWNQIAGSWLVPNSLMGVSVSPAWIAPYNDGPETGHILWTKELTIGGVGGGETGEHSFQMGDAYEGKWSSPIIVCGKLYYKLSGSQGLEPVLYHCVDLHTGEEMWSKTFLDNCSIAFGQLLYWDGMNSHGDFAYLWVTSGSDYYVFDAYSGDWRFTIKNAPSGTKLFDENGAFYVLQIDTANCWMALWSSNVMCLSKATGYGVGSWGNSVHMNTFDAAENTAEAQSAWIWNVSIPQELTGSSYASFYGDKVIGSATSQSEVTLWGLSLEDGNEGKLLFNETWDAPSEWAEGNLTFPGRSGGWVAFNNQDNVAVIGTKEKCDWYGFSLETGKCMWGPTDPQNYLDSYFGDGRFIANGKFYSVGVSGIVYCYNVQTGTLLWTYEASDPYSEILWANNWWLEPMFLTDGKLYLGHAEHSPINPMPRGAPFICLDADTGDVIWRADGLLRETHWGAIAIIGDSIIASMNTYDQRIYALAKGPSEITVNSETNGVNVGNYALVTGTALDVSPGTTSTALSIRFPNGVPVVADEHMTEWMKYVYQQFECPADATGVSVTVEAVDPNGNYQYLGTTTSDIYGNFGFSFKPEVEGQYTIIATFGGSKAYYGSTSTTYLVVNPATSASIPIDTEEPIDSTEPAEESGAIITTEVAIVTAITIVAIIGVAAYWFIKRK from the coding sequence ATGAAAAAAATTTTAAAAGCAAAAAAAATGATTGCCATAGTAATTTGTTTTATTATTGTCGCGACGGCAATTATTTCAACAACTATGGCTCAAACACTAAATGAAAAAATCACATATCCATTTATTGGAGCCGTACCTAATCCTGTAGGCGTAAATCAAGAAGTTCTATTACATATCGGCATCTCTGATTATTTAATGGTGTATGATGAAGGCTGGGAAGGACTTACTGTAACGGTAACTAGTCCTGATGGCCAACAGGAAACTTTAGGACCATACCGGACAGACTCAACAGGAGGAACTGGTGACATTTTTGTTCCAACAATGACGGGAACATATCAATTCCAAACAAACTTTCCGCAACAAGATTACAATGGTGTCACATACCTAGCAAGTGTTAGCGAACCACTTGAATTAATTGTACAAGAGGAAAATATTGAGTTTTATCCAGGGCATTCACTTCCAACTGAATACTGGACTCGTCCCATAGATGCACAACTAAGAGAGTGGAATCAAATTGCTGGAAGTTGGTTAGTTCCAAACTCTTTAATGGGGGTTAGTGTCTCGCCAGCATGGATTGCTCCATACAATGACGGGCCAGAAACAGGACACATTTTGTGGACAAAAGAACTGACAATTGGCGGAGTTGGCGGTGGAGAAACAGGGGAACATTCTTTTCAAATGGGCGATGCATATGAAGGAAAATGGAGTAGCCCAATAATTGTTTGTGGAAAATTGTACTATAAACTATCAGGGTCACAAGGTCTTGAACCGGTACTGTACCATTGTGTAGACTTACATACTGGCGAAGAAATGTGGAGTAAAACATTCTTGGACAATTGCTCAATAGCGTTTGGTCAACTACTTTATTGGGATGGAATGAATTCACACGGTGATTTCGCATATTTGTGGGTAACTTCAGGTTCAGATTACTACGTATTTGATGCTTACAGTGGGGACTGGAGGTTCACTATTAAAAATGCACCATCAGGAACAAAACTATTCGACGAAAATGGAGCATTTTACGTACTACAGATTGATACCGCTAATTGCTGGATGGCATTATGGAGTTCAAATGTAATGTGTCTAAGTAAAGCAACAGGTTATGGTGTAGGCAGTTGGGGCAATTCCGTTCATATGAATACTTTTGATGCGGCTGAAAATACGGCAGAAGCACAAAGTGCATGGATTTGGAATGTTTCAATACCACAAGAATTGACTGGAAGCTCATATGCTTCATTTTATGGTGACAAAGTTATTGGATCTGCAACATCCCAAAGTGAAGTGACACTCTGGGGCCTAAGCTTAGAAGACGGAAACGAAGGAAAATTGCTGTTCAATGAAACATGGGATGCACCTTCTGAATGGGCCGAAGGCAACTTAACTTTTCCAGGAAGGAGCGGAGGATGGGTTGCATTCAATAATCAAGACAATGTTGCAGTAATAGGCACAAAGGAAAAATGTGACTGGTACGGATTCAGTCTTGAAACTGGAAAATGTATGTGGGGTCCAACAGATCCACAAAACTATTTAGACTCATATTTTGGTGACGGTCGATTTATTGCAAATGGAAAATTCTACTCCGTGGGAGTAAGTGGAATAGTATATTGCTACAATGTTCAAACTGGAACTCTGCTATGGACATATGAAGCAAGCGATCCATACTCTGAAATTTTATGGGCCAATAATTGGTGGCTAGAGCCAATGTTCCTAACAGACGGAAAATTGTATCTTGGTCATGCTGAACATTCACCAATAAACCCAATGCCACGTGGTGCTCCATTCATCTGTTTGGATGCAGACACTGGAGACGTAATTTGGCGTGCAGATGGTTTGCTTCGTGAAACACACTGGGGTGCAATTGCAATAATTGGAGACAGCATAATTGCATCAATGAACACATACGACCAAAGAATATACGCTTTAGCTAAAGGACCAAGTGAGATAACGGTAAATTCTGAAACCAATGGTGTAAATGTTGGAAATTATGCTCTAGTTACTGGAACGGCATTGGACGTTTCTCCGGGAACTACGAGTACAGCATTATCAATACGTTTTCCGAACGGTGTTCCCGTTGTTGCTGATGAGCATATGACAGAATGGATGAAATATGTTTATCAACAATTTGAATGCCCCGCAGATGCTACAGGTGTTTCAGTGACTGTCGAAGCAGTAGACCCTAACGGTAATTATCAATATCTAGGAACAACAACAAGTGACATCTATGGCAATTTTGGATTTAGCTTTAAGCCTGAAGTTGAGGGTCAATATACAATAATTGCTACATTTGGAGGATCAAAGGCATATTACGGTTCTACGTCAACAACATATCTAGTTGTAAATCCAGCAACTTCAGCATCAATACCAATCGACACAGAGGAACCTATAGATTCTACAGAACCAGCGGAAGAGTCTGGAGCAATAATCACCACAGAAGTAGCTATAGTTACAGCAATTACAATAGTCGCAATAATCGGAGTCGCAGCATACTGGTTCATAAAACGCAAGTAA
- a CDS encoding divalent-cation tolerance protein CutA, producing the protein MTLIIVLMTASSKKEAENISHKLLEEGLIACANIVDGVSSLFWWKQKIEHENETLVIMKSSEKLFKEITQRIEELHSYEVPEVLALPIVAGSQRYLDWMKSNLEKVK; encoded by the coding sequence ATGACATTAATTATTGTTTTAATGACAGCCTCCAGCAAAAAAGAGGCAGAAAACATAAGTCACAAATTACTTGAAGAGGGGCTAATCGCTTGTGCTAACATTGTCGATGGCGTTTCTTCCTTGTTTTGGTGGAAACAAAAAATTGAACATGAAAATGAAACATTAGTTATTATGAAATCCAGTGAAAAACTGTTCAAAGAGATTACCCAACGAATAGAAGAACTACACAGCTATGAAGTTCCAGAGGTTTTAGCATTACCAATAGTTGCTGGTTCTCAACGTTATTTGGATTGGATGAAAAGCAATCTTGAAAAGGTGAAATAG
- a CDS encoding ATP-binding protein: MIITVASGKGGTGKTTVAVNLALSLDNVQLLDCDVEEPNSHILLHPKLTQIKPVHSKVPVISDDLCVHCGKCAEFCEFNALFVAPTATMVFPELCHSCGGCILVCPKDAITETQRQIGVIKIGEANDVEIAYGELNVGEAMAVPLIKAVKKEMKPNKNVIIDAPPGTACSLVSSVHKTDYCILVTEPTPFGLHDLKITVQVLKELQIPMGVVINRAGLGDRKVYDYCKEENIPILMEIPFSKEIAELYSRGVPFVTEMPEWKNKFQEMQKTMQGCQR; the protein is encoded by the coding sequence TTGATTATAACGGTTGCAAGTGGAAAAGGTGGAACCGGAAAAACAACAGTTGCCGTAAATTTGGCGCTGTCGTTAGATAATGTACAACTTCTTGACTGTGACGTTGAAGAACCCAACTCCCATATTTTATTACACCCAAAATTAACTCAAATAAAACCAGTTCACAGTAAGGTTCCAGTGATTTCGGATGACCTTTGTGTGCACTGTGGAAAATGTGCAGAATTTTGTGAATTTAATGCCTTATTTGTAGCACCAACAGCAACCATGGTTTTTCCTGAACTGTGCCACAGCTGTGGAGGTTGTATTCTGGTATGCCCAAAAGACGCCATAACTGAAACTCAACGACAAATCGGCGTCATCAAAATCGGAGAAGCAAACGACGTAGAGATAGCATACGGGGAACTCAATGTTGGTGAAGCAATGGCTGTGCCGCTCATAAAAGCAGTAAAAAAAGAAATGAAACCTAATAAAAACGTAATAATAGATGCACCCCCCGGAACTGCTTGTTCTTTGGTTTCTTCGGTCCATAAAACTGATTACTGTATCCTTGTCACTGAACCCACGCCTTTTGGTTTGCACGATTTAAAAATAACTGTTCAAGTTCTAAAGGAGCTTCAAATTCCAATGGGCGTGGTAATCAATCGCGCAGGATTAGGCGACAGAAAAGTTTACGATTATTGTAAAGAAGAAAATATCCCAATTTTAATGGAGATTCCTTTTAGTAAAGAAATTGCTGAACTGTATTCCCGTGGAGTTCCCTTTGTTACAGAAATGCCTGAATGGAAAAACAAGTTTCAGGAAATGCAAAAAACAATGCAAGGGTGTCAACGATGA